The following are encoded in a window of Limibacter armeniacum genomic DNA:
- a CDS encoding TIGR00725 family protein, protein MRKRKKLIGVIGPNASACTEEIYHFGIALGKALVDEGYVIVNGGMKGIMEAVFKGAHQSEAYTFGTTVAIIPHDEKEYANEYADIVIPTGIGIARNQVIVNTADIIVAVAGGAGTLSELAFAWQKGKSVVCATQFGGWAQALAGKQLDKRRTEQFGVADNLADILQFLKHND, encoded by the coding sequence ATGAGAAAAAGAAAGAAACTGATAGGTGTAATAGGTCCAAATGCATCAGCCTGTACCGAAGAAATTTATCATTTTGGAATAGCATTAGGTAAAGCATTAGTCGATGAAGGGTATGTCATTGTAAATGGAGGGATGAAGGGGATTATGGAAGCAGTTTTTAAAGGGGCACATCAGTCTGAAGCATATACATTTGGGACAACTGTTGCCATTATTCCTCATGATGAGAAGGAGTACGCCAATGAATACGCTGACATAGTTATACCTACAGGAATCGGCATTGCCAGAAATCAGGTGATAGTCAATACTGCTGATATCATTGTAGCTGTGGCTGGCGGCGCAGGAACACTTTCAGAACTTGCTTTTGCATGGCAAAAAGGAAAAAGTGTGGTATGTGCTACCCAATTTGGTGGGTGGGCACAAGCGTTGGCAGGAAAGCAATTGGATAAGAGAAGAACTGAACAGTTTGGAGTGGCTGATAACCTAGCGGATATCTTACAGTTTTTGAAGCATAATGATTAA